The genomic stretch tccaacttctcccggaagctagctgcttcaagttctaccttgaccctctccttggccttcttgttgccctcgggcttgccggtgtttctcccctcatgtcctccgcttcatcatccatggcgataagtgcctccttcttgcactttggctcgttgtcccgcaacttccatttaggaagatgttgaaggatggaaaagcaatgttcaaattgaaattccttgttctttgagccggccatgtccttgtaccgttgttgagcatacttgggctgcacaacaatagtatgaggagatgtttccacatcatgaacacatcatcaacacaaggaaaacttacgtagtcctccggcacgcatccactaggagggttgtcggccacttgatccatggcagcactccaacgagaacaagccggcttgatgatgttccatcggccttcaagggagcggtaggatctgtccgccatgcttttcgtgcgaggcttcagctggtggtattgatcctcaatgcgctgccaatagcgcttgccgccttggtccactccggtgcacgcatccatccccaccttgctccaagcacggaccaagatgacgtcctcgatctcgctgtagttcgccgtgcgtggcttcggcatcgacgaagaaccggcggcagccggatcaacctcaaccacctcgtcctcgtcaccctcatcctccttcTCATCATCAAAGTCTTCAACATCgcactccccatcgaatgcaccgataccggtgtccaaattcaccgcggaatcgttgagcatgtccaagtacgatgttgtggactcaacatcgaacaccttgtctacgtcgatggtggttggcggcggcgcgggcggcgcgggcagcgcaacggccggaacggacggaggaggggtcgtggccttggaggccggcggaggcgcgaggccgatgcggctgattgccttggtccgcaccttggccggcgccaCGCCCCTCGGCCCGGCGGCCTTGGACTTCAACCGGCCCgtcttcttggcagccggcggcgctcgcccggtgaatcggcggccgccgccggtggttcgaagaattgcttcgggatcctcttcctcttcgacgggatggtggaggcgatcatggcggacacgacgccggcggtcggcggacctccgacggggacatcaaccaccgcgcccgaaggaggtgtaccgccggcggtaggcggctcttgcggacggtccatggcggccggatccggccgggaatggcgcggggaggagatcgggcggcggcggcggcagttggcTTCGGCGAAATGCTTCCCGCGCGGTGGAGTGGACGATagtggtttcgcccactatccccgctcccaccccgcacaagtaggggcgaggacccgccccgtactcgaaaacagcaaaaaacgattcggggggcgtttttacggggcgtgctagacggccgggtagagccgaaaccctcaaaccggcggttattatacgggtttgccccttttacggggtctgttagacctgctcttaggaGGTCGTGCGTTGGCGCTTAAAGGATCACTGTAGTTGTTTCTTTGTGGTTATTTATTTCAGTTACCTCATAGGCactctttattttgttgttgaTGCCGTAATGTTTGTGTCCTGTCACTGCGCTTAAGGAGTGTGAGTGCAACAGGGCAATGTCTGGCCTCTGGCGGCGGCCGCACACTGCAAGCTCCAATGGCTGCGACGATCGGGACGGTTTGGTTTCTATTGTGGGTGGGGCTCTATATGCACGTTCTTGTGGCAAATGATACCTTAACGACAAACTGAAAAGACTGAAGCAGCCTTCCTCCAAAAGCTACGACAGTTCATTCTGGGTGAGACCTCCGAAAAATCTATGAACTTTCTGTCTTGAGCTCACCTGCCACTTGATATTATGGTTTGGATGGAGGCCTCCAATCCAATTGGCACTTGATAGTCTGATAACGATGTCTTCCCCAATCTATCTTCCTTTATGTGGATGGGGAGAAAACGCTGCGTCGCCATCGgttccatggctactatgagaagatcaaggcacggaaggagagcggcaaggcaatggtggattgggtatgatctacgcctatcttatttgatgatccatgttgttacatatgaattgatgatccatgttgttacatatgaattgatgatccatGTTGTTACATGTCAATTCGATGAtccaacttgtttcattgttttgcatCATATGTTGTTAGATGCTCCAAACTCTCGAAATATACACGAGGACAAAGACTtccccttcatgcattgctacaacaagctccaaggttgcaagaaatgggacgacctccTCCACACTCTATTGAAGGACGGAGAAGATGGGCCGGTCGATCCAGCTggcgcctccaccgggcgccccattggcaacaagaaggccaagaccgataggaatgcggcgccggtattggcagccatggacgcctccatcgagaagatgatcacctcattctcggtggagaacaaggaagctGCCGATAGAgccgccgtcgtgtggaaggccatcctcgacaagcaagacatgaaTATCGAGTTGAAGAGGGggagggtggaggcggcgaagatggaagtTCACGCCGCTGCCATAaaggccaccaacgaagcgacacagctatcgttggccaaaatgtctcaagaatcgaagatcttgatggccgacatgaAGAAGATTGACCCGTTGGTgcgggcgtggcacgagatgtaccgcaagcgtatcggccaagaggtgatggcggtGCGAGCTGCGTTGGCGTCTCCCCCGACACTGTCCATGTTCATGTCTACCCCGGCACCGTCCGCGTTCAtgtctcccccggcaccgtcgacgttcatgcctcccccggcgaccgtggatcctgttgcagcgacggagctgccgccggcCGTCGATGAGGAAGTCGTCGAGGTTGCGCCGCCTGTaacctccttcatgtgatcatgtgatcatctggCTTGGAAGCCCATTTTTTGCGCCGGAAACGACGATCTGGTGaccgtgtgttggcccaaacttcttattccaaaacctattcgaatttggtggtcgtgtgttggcccaaacttcatattcgtagacttattcgaatttctattgttgtgtttgagatttcaaattcaaattatccATCGGGGATGTCGTATGAggcgcgccggtgtgggagcagctcccccaaatggGAGATGATGTGCCGGCGTCCCCCATACGACAATGCCAGCGCCCCTACCAACGACTATTCAGGGGGCGCCGGTGTAAGTGCAGCAGGGCAAGGTCTGGCGGCCGCGCTACGAGCTCCAATGGCTGCGACGATCGGGACGGTTTGGTTTCTATTGTGGGTGGGGCTCTATATGCAAGTTCTTTTGGCAAATGACACCTGAACGACGACAAACTGAAAAGACTGAAGCAGCCTTCCTCCAAAAGCTACGACAGTTCATTCTGGGTGAGACCTCCTAAAATCTATGAACTTTTCTGCCTTGAGCTCACCTGCCACTTGATATTATGGTTTGGATGGAGGCCTCCAACCCAATTGGCACTTGATAGTCTGATAACGACGTCTCCCCAATCTATCTTCCTTTATGTGGATGGGGAGAAAATGCTGTGTCGCCATCGTTGGGATTTAAGCCAAGAGGGTAGCTTTTCGTTTCTTCTTAGCAGACGTGGTGCCCGCACCATTGAAATCCAACCAAAAACTGTGAGTTCTCAGCAGCACGGACGTCTCGAAGTGATAAAGACCTTTCTCCGATTCTCGGCAACGAAAAGAGCCTGCTCAGCTCATTatctcacacacacacaaaattgGTAGTTTTGTACGGACTAGATGGATCTACGAAGTGCCTGAATCCCTGATCCAACGGTTAGGGACCGGATAGGACGATGGCAGAAAGAACTCAGAACAGAGATGACTTGGAATCACGAAATCTTGGTCGTATCATTTCTTATTGGGTCTCTCTAGGGTGCTCAGTAGAACGATGTCACCATCTTTTATAGCCATTttctttatgtttttttttttgttttctacaaTCTAACTTAAAAAAAAACAAGTTAAATTTTCTCGATCTCATATTTGGCAAAATAAAATCACGTGACAAATAAGTTTCGGTAATATTTtcataatttgaacattttaaaaaattCTCGGTTGCAACCTTGCTAGGAACTGAAAAAATATCGGTTGCAATCACAGGTGCAATTGAAGAAAATATCGATTGCGACTGACAACAGTTGCAAATTGCAACTAAACTTGCAACTGGAGAAATTCTCAGTTGCAACTACGGTAGCAACCGAAAAAATTGGCAACTACACTTTCAactgcagaaaactgaaaaattctaGTTGCAGCGACGCTTGTAACTAGAAAAAAAATGatagttgcaactccacttgcaaccgCAAAaagaaaatcttagttgcaaccatAAATGTAAAACATTTCGTTAATGAAAAAAAGTCTCGGTTGCAACCACACTTGCAACTAAGAAAAAAATCGCAGTTGCAATAGAAAAAAACCTCAATTGCGACCATACTTACAACTGAAAATATTTCAGATAGAACACAAAGAAAAATCTTGGTGGCGACCCCATGCAACtaaaaaaatctcaattgcaaccctACTTCTAAGTTGCAATTATAATGATCGATAAAACTATCATATGTGCTCTCTCTAATAACCAGATTGACGATTGAACAGGTAGGCCTCGGTGTTGGCGGTTTACTGATCAGATCACTGATTCGTTTGGTTCAAGTGCCGGTATTTAAAGGTACAAAATAAGTTTTATAACTAGCGTAAATAATATAGTACAAAAACAATCCATCCCTAGTTCTTGCATTAAGCAATGCCGCGGCTTGCTGCAGCTCCAAGGATCGAACCCCGCTCGCCTGGTTAGCATTTTTGCAACATATCGGTTGAGCCTTTCCGTGGTCATGTAAAAACAGCACGTATTTTTTCTTTTGCAAATCTCATTACATTGAGAATTAGCAAATTCGTTTCttattactccctccatttcaaatTAAGTGTTGTTGATTCGTCTATATTTGCATTTATCTTTGCGTCTAGATGCATGTCAATTTAGATAAATGTGTGACACATAATTTTGAAAGAGAGGAAATGATATTTTGAAGGAGGATCTTTTCTTTTGCGTGTTCGTGTCCTACGGAAAGCACAAGAGGTAGGTACACGTCACCCCTTGGCCAAGTCACCTGAGAAACACGATACGTAGACCTCGGTAGCAATCACACTCCACAGTGGAAAGGCAATGGAGACGAGGAAAAAGGTTCGTGTGCTGCGCCGCGTGCCACATCGCTCACCAGCAGGCAGGCAAAGGCGACCACGGGAGTCAATCCAATGCACTGAAGATGAGACAAAGAGAGCAAGAAAAACCACAACTCTCGTTTTGTCCATTGGCACGcaggaaaagagagaaaaaaaaacaatctgTGTATAATTTGCTTCAGATAACGGTGTATAGAATTTCTGTACAGCAATGTGCAGTAACGGATCGACGGCACCTAATCAAAATCGGCGGCCGGGGTttcgaagccgccgccgccgtcgtcgtcgttgaCGGCGGGGGCGTGCGGGTTGCAGTCGTCGGAGTAGAAGTCGTTGCGCTCGAGGAGGGTGCGCAGGCCCGGGTCCTCCTTGCCGTTGGCGCTCGGGTTGGCCTCCAGCGAGCAGCAGTCCCCTTCGGGGCAGAGGCAGCACCACGCCGGCAACGCGGCGGTTCCCGCGCCGGAGCCCTCCTCCTGCAGGACCTCGAAGGCGCCGTTGCGGCCGCGATCGTCGGGCCTCTCCCTCCGGCCCCTCCGCTCCTGCACCACCGAGACGCTGTTGCCCCAGcaggagggggcggcggggagcCTGTCCCGGATCGCCCTCATGACCTCCTCCCGCCGCTTGCTCCTGCGCCTCCCCTGCTTGTTCTTGCCTCCctgttcctcctccgccgcccctcCGCCGCTAGACGAAGACGACGCAGCCGAGCCGGACGAGGAGGGCTGCTTCGGCCGCCGAACCGCCTCcataggagcggcggcggcggcggcatcagcGCCGCCTCCCTCTCGGTCGACTCCCCCATTGGCTCTCCCCTCCCGCATACATGCAACCGCCAGGGCCGACACGCGGCGGCCACGGGAGCTCCGCCCAGATGGCGTCGGCGGCTACTCCTGCTAGCGGCCGCCGAACCCGCCGTCGCGTGGCGGCGATTTTGGGGGATTGGCAGGGGGTGGAAGAGGGGAGAGGCGTGCACCTAATTCGGTTTGTTCCGTGCGCTATTATTGCGCACAGCTTGCGGTTTGCATCTACGCTGCCGCCGTGGCTTGGCTGGACTTCGCTCTCTTGTTCCCATCTCGCTTTCGCCACAGGTGTAGGGTTACGTTGAGAAACACGGAAGGAACTGCCTCCTCAAGTCAAAAAATAAAGATATGCAACGAATGATTTCTAGGGTGGTGTGGTGGCCAATATCTCGACAGACAATGATAGTCTACGTACAGATTACTTATAACCAGACAGGTGATGATGCTCTAGCAAGGCAGCAATAGGTTAGGTTTATTGGTGGTGCAGCGACACGTTTTGTTAGATAGGGGACGCGTCCAAATGTACGGAATATAGTGACGATGCGTTTAAATGGATGGAATATATCAATATAGTGTTTTTTTTATCTCCTATAATTGGCATTTTCTTTCGAGAAGTTCAACGCGTGTGTATTGCCACATATCAAGTTACAACACACGCACACCGGAAACATGGGAAAATGCCGAGAATGGACCGACTTCTAATACGGGTAGGCTTCGCTAGCGCAAATTTACATTTTCTATCATGTAAAACAAAATTGATGTAACCATAGATCACATAATTACTACTTGATGTGTAGTTGCGGAACTCGATGAAACACGTTGGACAGTGTAGCCATAAGCcatcccacggtatgattgctgcacccccatggggctctcacaggcgtttggattttcggccgtccgatcgagctgacgtggcgcgatctcggccggccgttCGTCCGGGCGGCcgaggccctcccgcagacccactttttatccatgggtcactaaaagcccgcgccggcctggtcgTGCCGCCAATCATGTGTCGCGCCTCTCCTCCACAATCCCATCTCTCGCCCGTCGCCCTCCCTGGCCCAATCCTcctcgcctcgtcgtcgccgccgtcgggctGCCCGGCGGAAGTAGCgccgcctcgtcgtcgccatcgccggcggcTGCCGGTGGAGGCAGcaggtcaccgcctcgtcgccgctCTACCGCTGGATGGCTCCGACCCGCGGCCGCGCCTCCGATCCGCGgcagcgccagcgcctctcgggcgagaggaggaggccgccgtcaACGAGGAGACGCGCATCGACGCGCGCGAGGAGTGCGGGCCAGGCCGTCGACGAGCGCATGGAGGGAGGCTCCGCCAGCGTGCCTCcccggccgatgtgctcgatccCTCCTCCCCGTCTCCTCCATGATGCCTCCGGTGGCCGCGTGATGTTCCGCCTTGCGCTGTCCGGAGTGACGAGGGGAGCGGCACGAGCGGCGACCGCGGACCTCGCCGTTCCCTGCACCGACCGATGATTCGAGGTGAAGCCTAGCCCCGCTGCTGCTTTTCTCCTTCAACAGGAGGTGCCCCTGTCTCCATAGTCTTTGCATCGACAAGGCAGTATAAGGCTTCGATGGCATCTGGCCAGTGTGGAACCGGTTGAGGTGATTCCATTTTTTCCCTTCCAGATTCCTTTCTAATGATTGTTTCTCTGATTTGATTTCAGGATTTTCATGCCAACTAGTGCTCAGTTCAAGAATCTCATTCTTTCATTTTTCTGGTTGGTGTCCATGGTATGTGCCTAGAAACAGGAAAAATGCTAATTTGTGGTGCATATCAGAGTCCTTGAGCAGAAAACTCCCTTTATTACTTTTATCATTTTCCTATTTGCTCTCCTGATGTGGATGGAGGCTAGATACAGGTTCACCTGACATCTTGTGGCTTTCTAAAAAGACATATCTGTTGCGCTGCTAGGTTTGTTAGGTGCATCTTGTGCTGCTCTTCCTCAGGCGGCAGGCCCACACGATGTGTTCAACACTGCTTCGTCAATGTCATGGAGAATGCCAACCGTCAGTGCAGCTCCTCACCCTCCTACGCCTCTTCTCCGGTGGTCACTTGACTTATAAATGAGGTACATCACATTGCTTATCTTCGCCGGCTCTTAAAAAGTGCTTTTGTTCCTAGAATAAACTGTAGGGGAAGACAAATGGGAAGTATGAATTTGCAGCCAGCAAAGGGACCATGCTAATGTGTATTACAATAAGTATTTACATTAGCTTCCTTTCAGATTTTTAGTTGCTTCACACTTACTGAATAAGCAAACTTTAAATTTGCAAGAAACTTAAGATTTCCGAGGAGGATACTTAACACACATTAATAGATAATAGATTAAAATAGGAGGAGGGAATAAGAATTTATTCATATACGGAAGGACCAAACATGTCAAGCAGTTACAGTTTTGAAATGTTGCCAGTCTACTTGGTTTTTACATATTTAATTTCATTTGGCTCATGTAGATTGTTTGAATGCTCAGCGAGGACGAGCTTGCTGGTTCCACATCTCACAAGGAGGAGGTCGATGGGATAATCTCCAATGGTGTGGAGAGCTGTTGTTTACGCAGACTGTGACGTCGATCGAGGTTTGTCAAACTTGAGCATCCATCTTCTTTAAGCTGTTTTTTTTGCTTTTGGTCAAACCCACTAGAATAAGTTGATTAATTATTTGTATGCGTTAATACATTTACTCTGATAAATATGTGAAAGATGAAGCTGAAcctcatttaaactatttcatggAATTGTGGACTAAATTTTAAAGATGTGTGCAAGACAAAAAAGGAGAGCTTTGAAATAATTCAGTTACGTATAAATGTCATCTTCAGTTTGGTTTCCCATATCATTTACCTGATTTTCCAATGGTTTTGTATAGATTATATCTCATTGATGTGCTCATTAGTCATTTATACAAAAAAACCACGCTGATTCTTCGCTGTTTTGGTCTCTTGATTGAGCGCAGATGAAGAGATTCTTGGATTCGAGTAAAGATTCAAGCATTTGGCATGTGATTTGACACCTGATTCAATCACTTTCTATGAGGGTTCTCTTACATGTACAGAACGGTTTGGACCATTTTGGAGATAAAATGTTTTTATTTGTTAAGTAACTATCTTGTGGCTACATAGCATTCTAAGTTAACAAGATAGTTTGATTATATGCATGTGGGGTTAAATCCTTATATTCCTTGAAGACATAATTGATGCGAGCAGAAAACTCCCTTTATTGCTTTTATCATTTTCCTATTTGCTCTCCTGATGTGGATGGAGGCTAGATACAGGTTCACCTGACATCTTGTGGCTTTCTAAAAATACATATATGTTGCGCTGCTAGGTTTGTTAGGTGCATCTTGTGCTGCTCTTCCTCAGGCGGCAGACCCACACGATGTGTTCAACACTGCTTCGTTAATGTCATGGAGAATGCCAACCGTCAGTGCAGCTCCTCACCCTCCTACGCCTCTTCTCCGGTGGTCACTTGACTTATAAATGAGGTACATCACATTGCTTATCTTCGCCGGCTCTTAAAAAGTGCTTTTGTTCCTAGAATAAAGCGTAGGGGAAGACAAATGGGAAGTATGAATTTGCAGCCAGCAAAGGGACCATGCTAATGTGTATTACAATAAGCATTTACATTAGCTTCCTTTCAGATTTTTAGTTGCTTCACACTTACTTGAATAAGCAAACTTTAAATTTGCAAGAAACTTAAGATTTCCGAGGAGGATACTTAACACACATTAATAGATAATAGATTAAAATAGGAGGAGGGAATAAGAATTTATTCATATACGGAAGGACCAAACATGTCAAGCGATTACTGAGTTTTGAAATGTTGCCGAGTCTACTTGGTTTTTACATATTTAATTTCATTTGGCTCATGTAGATTGTTTGAATGCTCAGCGAGGACGAGCTTGCTGGTTCCACATCTCACAAGGAGGAGGTCGATGGGATAATCTCAAATGGTGTGGAGAGCTGTTGTTTCACAGCCTCGTGACGTCGATCGAGGTTTGTCAAACTTGAGCATCCATCTTCTttgactgtttttttttttggtttttggtCAAACCCACTAGAATAAGTTGATTAATTATTTGTATGCGTTAATACATTTACTCTGATAAATATGTGAAAGATGAAGCTGAAcctcatttaaactatttcatggAATTGTGGACTAAATTTTAAAGATGTGTGCAAGACAAAAAAGGAGAGCTTTGAAATAATTCAGTTACGTATAAATGTTATCTTCAGTTTGGTTTCCCATATCATTTACCTGATTTTCCAATGGTTTTGTATAGATTATATCTCATTGATGTGCTCATTAGTCATTTATACAAAAAACCACGCAGATTCTTCAGCTGTTTTGGTCTCTTGATTGAGCGCGAGATGAAGAGATTCTTGGATTCGATAAAGATTCAAGCATTTGGCATGCGATTTGACACTGATTCAATCACTTTCTATGAGGGTTCTCTTACATGTACAGAACGGTTTGGACCGTTTTGGAGATAAAATGTTTTTATTTGTTAAGTAGCTATCTTGTGGCTACATAGCATTCTAAGTTAACAAGATAGTTTGATTATATGCATGTGGGGTTAAATCCTTATATTCCTTGAAGACATAATTGATGCGAGCGAGAAAACTCCCTTTATTACTTTTATCATTTTCCTATTTGCTCTCTGATGTGGATGGAGGCTAGATACGAGTTCACTCGACATCTTGTGGCTTTCTAAAAAGACATATCTGTTCCGCTGCTAGGTTTGTTAGGTGCATCTTGTGCTGCTCTTCCTCAGGCGGCAGGCCCACACGATGTGTTCAACACTGCTTCGTCAATGTCATGGAGAATGCCAACCGTCAGTGCAGCTTCTCACCCTCCTACGCCTCTTCTCCGGGTGGTCACTTGACTTATAAATGAGGTACATCACATTGCTTATCTTCGCCGGCTCTTAAAAAGTGCTTTTGTTCCTAGAATAAAGCCGTAGGGGAAGACAAATGGGAAGTATGAATTTGCAGCCAGCAAAGGGACCATGCTAATGTGTATTACAATAAGCATTTACATTAGCTTCCTTCTCAGATTTTAGTTGCTTCACACTTATCTGAATAAGCAAACTTTAAATTTGCAAGAAACTTAAGATTTCCGAGGAGGATACTTAACACACATTAATAGATAATAGATTAAAATAGGAGGAGGGAATAAGAATTTATTCATATACGGAAGGACCAAACATGTCAAGCGATTACTGATTTTGAAATGTTGCCGATCTACTTGGTTTTTACATATTTAATTTCATTTGGCTCATGTAGATTGTTTGAATGCTCAGCGAGGACAGAGCTTCTTGGTTCCACATCTCACAAGGAGGAGGTCGATGGGATAATCTCCAATGGTGTGGAGAGCTTTGTTGTTCTACGAGCTTTGTGGACGTTCGATCGAGGTTTGTCAAACTTGAGCATCCATCTTCTTTGATCGTTTTTTTTGGTTTTGGTCAAACCCACTAGAATAAGTT from Lolium rigidum isolate FL_2022 chromosome 4, APGP_CSIRO_Lrig_0.1, whole genome shotgun sequence encodes the following:
- the LOC124706015 gene encoding uncharacterized protein LOC124706015; the encoded protein is MREGRANGGVDREGGGADAAAAAAPMEAVRRPKQPSSSGSAASSSSSGGGAAEEEQGGKNKQGRRRSKRREEVMRAIRDRLPAAPSCWGNSVSVVQERRGRRERPDDRGRNGAFEVLQEEGSGAGTAALPAWCCLCPEGDCCSLEANPSANGKEDPGLRTLLERNDFYSDDCNPHAPAVNDDDGGGGFETPAADFD